One segment of Mycobacterium spongiae DNA contains the following:
- a CDS encoding phosphatidylinositol mannoside acyltransferase: protein MAAPAGLRLPRDPRGFVTDRATDWAYAAGWMAVRTLPEFAARNAFDAGARYAARHGGPEQLRANLARVVGVRPAEVPDSLMRAALASYGRYWREVFRLPTMDHRAIARQLGQVIEGLEHLDAGLAAGRGVVLALPHSGNWDIAGVYLAQTHGTFATVAERLKPESLYRRFIDYRRSLGFEVLPLSGGSRPPFEVLCERLRANRVVCLMAERDLTRTGVEVDFFGEPTRMPAGPAKLAIETGAALLPVHGWFEGRGWGFSVHPKLDCTSGDVGAITAALADRFARNIAVHPEDWHMLQPQWLADLSAAKRARLRPHED from the coding sequence ATGGCCGCCCCTGCCGGCTTGAGATTGCCCAGAGACCCGCGCGGCTTCGTGACCGACAGGGCTACCGACTGGGCCTACGCGGCCGGCTGGATGGCTGTGCGCACGCTACCGGAGTTTGCGGCGCGCAACGCCTTTGACGCAGGAGCGCGGTACGCGGCGCGCCACGGCGGACCTGAACAGTTGCGTGCGAACTTGGCCCGCGTCGTGGGTGTGCGGCCCGCCGAAGTGCCCGATTCGCTGATGCGCGCGGCCCTGGCGTCCTACGGCCGCTATTGGCGGGAGGTGTTCCGACTGCCGACGATGGACCACCGCGCGATCGCTCGTCAGCTCGGCCAGGTGATCGAGGGGCTGGAGCACCTCGATGCGGGGCTGGCGGCTGGTCGCGGGGTCGTGCTGGCGTTGCCGCACAGCGGCAACTGGGACATCGCCGGGGTGTACCTGGCGCAGACCCACGGCACCTTCGCCACCGTGGCCGAGCGACTCAAACCCGAGTCGCTCTACCGGCGTTTCATTGACTACCGTCGCAGCCTCGGCTTCGAAGTGCTGCCGTTGTCCGGTGGCTCGCGACCACCCTTCGAGGTGCTGTGCGAGCGGCTGCGGGCCAACCGGGTGGTGTGCCTGATGGCCGAGCGCGACCTCACCCGTACCGGCGTTGAGGTCGACTTCTTCGGCGAACCGACGCGAATGCCAGCGGGTCCGGCCAAACTCGCGATCGAGACCGGCGCTGCCCTGTTGCCTGTGCACGGCTGGTTCGAAGGGCGCGGCTGGGGGTTCTCGGTGCATCCGAAGTTGGACTGCACCAGTGGTGACGTGGGAGCGATCACCGCCGCCCTGGCAGACCGATTCGCGCGGAACATAGCCGTCCATCCCGAGGACTGGCACATGCTGCAGCCGCAGTGGCTGGCCGACTTGTCCGCTGCCAAGCGGGCGCGATTGAGGCCACATGAGGATTGA